A single region of the Duganella sp. BuS-21 genome encodes:
- a CDS encoding superoxide dismutase family protein, which yields MKRISTTTRVLAASLAWMTLGVAQAAPLTADVVLKPTQGSATAGSVRFTQQDGKLQIDADIAGLSPGVHGFHLHEKGDCSAPDGTSAGGHFNPAGLQHGGPEHGARHGGDFGNITADASGKASLRLSVPTSQITLESGVANSIIGRGIIVHADADDFVTQPTGNAGKRVACGVVVAGK from the coding sequence ATGAAACGTATTTCGACTACAACGCGCGTGCTGGCTGCCAGCCTGGCATGGATGACCTTGGGCGTGGCGCAGGCGGCGCCGTTGACGGCCGACGTGGTGCTGAAACCGACCCAGGGCAGCGCCACCGCCGGCAGCGTGCGCTTCACGCAACAGGACGGCAAATTGCAGATCGATGCGGACATCGCCGGCCTGTCGCCGGGCGTGCACGGTTTCCATTTGCATGAGAAAGGCGATTGCAGCGCGCCCGACGGCACCAGCGCCGGCGGCCACTTCAATCCGGCCGGCCTGCAGCACGGCGGGCCCGAGCACGGTGCGCGTCATGGCGGCGACTTCGGCAACATCACGGCCGACGCCAGCGGCAAGGCCTCGCTGCGGCTGAGCGTGCCGACCAGCCAGATCACGCTGGAGAGCGGCGTGGCCAACAGCATCATCGGGCGCGGCATCATCGTGCATGCCGATGCCGACGATTTCGTGACCCAGCCGACCGGCAACGCCGGCAAGCGCGTGGCGTGCGGCGTGGTGGTAGCCGGGAAGTAA